Proteins from a single region of Ziziphus jujuba cultivar Dongzao chromosome 1, ASM3175591v1:
- the LOC107404146 gene encoding uncharacterized protein LOC107404146 has translation MVRDLGRKKKSSSKSSLWSFQNFAEKEEMGFKSMKIRQTLSHAVSLGVSVATALMIWKALMCMTGCESPVVVVLTGSMEPGFSRGDLLFLHMSKDPIRAGEILVFIVKDREIPIVHRVIRVHEERDTDESYFLTKGDSNHLDDRALYAHGQDWLEPQHIMGRAVGYLPYFGYVTIIMTEKPIIKYILFGTLGLLLISPRN, from the exons ATGGTTAGGGACttaggaagaaagaaaaagagctCGTCCAAGTCCAGCCTGTGGAGCTTTCAGAATTTTGCAGAGAAGGAGGAAATGGGATTCAAGTCCATGAAGATCAGACAAACTCTCTCCCATGCCGTCAGTCTCG GGGTATCAGTTGCAACAGCATTGATGATTTGGAAAGCGTTAATGTGCATGACTGGGTGTGAATCTCCTGTTGTGGTTGTGCTCACTGGCAGCATGGAACCTGGCTTTTCAAGG GGTGACCTTCTGTTCTTGCATATGAGTAAGGATCCAATCCGTGCGGGCGAAATCTTAGTGTTCATTGTAAAA GATCGAGAAATTCCAATTGTCCATCGAGTAATCCGC GTTCATGAGGAGCGTGATACTGATGAAAGTTACTTTCTCACAAAAG GAGATAGTAACCACCTAGATGATAGAGCTTTGTATGCTCATGGCCAGGATTGGTTGGAACCGCAACATATCATGGGTAGAGCAGTTGG GTACTTGCCATATTTTGGTTATGTGACCATTATCATGACAGAGAAGCCTATAATCAAG TACATACTCTTTGGGACACTGGGATTGCTACTTATTTCCCCAAGGAATTAG
- the LOC107404145 gene encoding chaperone protein dnaJ 49, producing MDGNKDDAVKCLKIGKEALEAGDRTRALKFISKARRLDPTLPIDDLLSEIQKESNGKSAQDADGSPNGPSSGSSPSKPSDQPSLRHRTSSTGPSSSSAATFTEEQISIVREIKKKKDYYEILGLEKSCSVEEVRKAYRKLSLKVHPDKNKAPGAEEAFKAVSKAFQCLSNEESRKKYDLVGSDEPVYERRAANRGHGFNGYYEADIDADEIFRNFFFGGMAPATQFRGFSFGTGMGPMGQRGGGDHGSAGFNVRALIQLLPVLLVLLLNFLPSSDPIYSFSRSYPYEYKFSTEKGVDYYVKSTKFEQDYPPGSRERIVLEHKLEREYFGILSQNCRIEIQRRQWGITRETPYCDMLHKFESRAH from the coding sequence ATGGATGGCAACAAAGACGATGCTGTGAAATGCTTGAAAATTGGGAAAGAAGCTTTGGAAGCTGGGGATCGTACTCGTGCCCTCAAATTCATCTCCAAAGCTCGCCGTCTCGATCCGACTTTACCCATCGACGATCTCTTATCGGAGATTCAAAAAGAATCCAACGGTAAATCGGCACAGGATGCTGATGGGTCCCCCAATGGACCATCATCAGGGTCTTCTCCATCTAAGCCGTCCGATCAACCTTCGCTTCGCCATAGAACTTCGTCAACTGGGCCTTCATCATCATCGGCAGCGACTTTTACGGAGGAGCAGATTTCCATTGTGAGGGAgattaagaagaagaaggattaCTACGAGATTTTGGGGCTAGAGAAGAGTTGCAGTGTAGAGGAGGTTAGAAAAGCATATAGAAAACTCTCTTTGAAGGTTCATCCCGATAAGAACAAAGCTCCGGGAGCTGAGGAGGCCTTTAAAGCTGTATCAAAAGCTTTTCAGTGTCTCAGCAACGAAGAGAGTAGGAAAAAATATGATCTTGTTGGGTCTGATGAGCCCGTTTACGAGAGACGCGCAGCGAACCGTGGACATGGGTTCAATGGGTACTATGAAGCTGATATTGATGCAGACGAGATCTTCAGGAATTTCTTCTTTGGAGGAATGGCTCCGGCGACCCAGTTCAGAGGTTTCAGTTTCGGAACTGGAATGGGACCGATGGGACAGAGGGGAGGTGGTGATCATGGTTCTGCTGGGTTCAATGTTCGGGCATTGATTCAGTTGCTTCCAGTGCTGCTTGTTCTGCTTTTGAATTTTCTGCCGTCTTCGGATCCCATATATTCATTTTCTCGATCTTATCCTTATGAGTACAAGTTTTCTACGGAAAAGGGTGTTGATTACTATGTCAAATCGACCAAGTTTGAGCAGGACTACCCACCAGGTAGTAGGGAACGCATTGTCTTAGAGCATAAGTTGGAGAGAGAATATTTCGGTATTCTCTCACAGAACTGTAGGATTGAGATACAACGTCGTCAGTGGGGAATTACACGTGAAACACCATATTGCGACATGTTGCATAAGTTCGAATCGAGGGCTCACTGA